One window of the Candidatus Glassbacteria bacterium genome contains the following:
- a CDS encoding alpha/beta hydrolase, with the protein MLQYHQRKDNPMTILRRFHPAVHLLVALMVCAAGGFAASFEEIDGITLERDIVFGNADGYELKLDIAYSNDSDSLAPAIVHIHGGAWRNGRKSANRALGFAREGFVGVSINYRLSGVARFPAGVYDCKRAIRWVRANAEKYGIDPARIGIVGESAGGHLVALLGTSGGDPWLEGHEGHLEYSSSVQSVVDHYGPVDFLRMEDAPGRMRHLTPDSPESLWLGRQVTLVPELVAQANPITYLDPADPPMLIIHGEHDGIVIIEQSEYLYEALQKAGVESEFIRVKNADHGYPPNPKDAVVSPSREEIRKMEIEWFKRTLGK; encoded by the coding sequence ATGTTACAGTACCATCAAAGAAAGGACAATCCGATGACTATCCTGCGCAGATTCCACCCCGCCGTTCATCTGCTTGTTGCGCTGATGGTATGCGCCGCTGGGGGGTTCGCCGCCTCGTTCGAGGAAATCGACGGGATCACGCTCGAGCGCGATATCGTGTTCGGTAACGCCGACGGCTACGAACTGAAACTGGATATCGCCTACAGTAACGACTCTGACTCGCTTGCTCCCGCGATTGTCCATATCCACGGCGGCGCGTGGCGCAACGGCCGCAAGTCGGCAAACCGGGCGCTGGGCTTCGCCCGGGAGGGGTTCGTGGGCGTGAGTATCAACTACCGGCTCTCCGGCGTGGCCCGGTTTCCCGCCGGGGTCTACGACTGCAAACGGGCGATCCGCTGGGTGCGGGCCAACGCAGAAAAATACGGGATCGACCCGGCGCGGATCGGGATTGTCGGCGAGTCCGCCGGCGGGCACCTGGTGGCCCTGCTCGGCACCTCCGGCGGCGACCCGTGGCTGGAGGGACACGAGGGGCACCTCGAGTACTCCAGCAGCGTCCAGTCGGTGGTGGACCACTACGGCCCCGTCGATTTCCTGCGCATGGAGGACGCCCCGGGCCGGATGCGGCACCTGACTCCCGACTCGCCCGAGTCCCTGTGGCTGGGCCGTCAGGTGACACTGGTGCCCGAGCTGGTTGCCCAGGCCAACCCGATAACTTACCTGGACCCCGCTGACCCGCCGATGCTGATTATCCACGGCGAGCACGACGGGATCGTGATTATCGAGCAGTCGGAGTATCTGTACGAGGCCCTGCAAAAAGCGGGCGTGGAGAGCGAGTTTATCCGGGTGAAAAACGCGGACCACGGCTACCCGCCAAATCCGAAAGACGCGGTGGTCTCACCCAGCCGCGAGGAAATAAGGAAGATGGAGATCGAGTGGTTTAAAAGGACGCTGGGGAAGTGA